From Streptomyces sp. CMB-StM0423, a single genomic window includes:
- a CDS encoding bifunctional adenosylcobinamide kinase/adenosylcobinamide-phosphate guanylyltransferase codes for MDITLLGTGAPAGLPRPGCPCAACAAAVGPGARAATSVLVDGIVLLDLTPGAALAAARAGRTLSGVMQVLLSHPHDGPALAPPAGVPAPSRAPEGQEVTLISGHRVRAVAVDHPGTGYEITGPGGRRLLYLPPGAAPAGLEGSVEPYDLVLLDVCGRPDALARLRAHGAVAAATDVVAVHLGGHSGDASGPTPPPGPELHRRLAAAGARAVPDGVSLVVGHGPDSPVVPRRTLVLGGARSGKSVEAERRLAAFPEVEYAATGGTRDGDAEWAARVALHRERRPASWRTTETCELLPLLTAQGAPPLLIDCLSLWLTDAMDRAGAWEGGDVRPRVDELVAAVRASRRTVVAVSNEVGSGVVPATPAGRLFRDELGRLNAGVAAECEQVLLVVAGQVQVLRG; via the coding sequence GTGGACATCACCCTCCTCGGCACCGGTGCGCCCGCCGGGCTGCCGCGCCCCGGCTGCCCCTGCGCGGCGTGCGCCGCCGCCGTCGGGCCCGGGGCGCGGGCGGCGACGTCCGTCCTGGTGGACGGCATCGTGCTGCTCGACCTCACGCCCGGCGCCGCGCTCGCCGCGGCGCGCGCCGGGCGGACGCTGTCCGGCGTCATGCAGGTGCTGCTCAGCCACCCGCACGACGGCCCGGCCCTGGCGCCCCCCGCGGGCGTGCCGGCGCCGTCGCGGGCGCCGGAGGGGCAGGAGGTGACGCTGATCAGCGGGCACCGGGTGCGGGCCGTCGCGGTCGACCACCCCGGCACCGGGTACGAGATCACCGGGCCCGGCGGGCGGCGGCTGCTGTATCTGCCGCCGGGGGCCGCGCCGGCCGGCCTTGAGGGCTCGGTGGAGCCGTACGACCTGGTGCTGCTCGACGTCTGCGGGCGCCCCGACGCGCTCGCCCGGCTGCGCGCCCACGGCGCCGTCGCCGCCGCCACCGACGTCGTCGCCGTCCACCTCGGCGGCCATTCCGGCGACGCCTCCGGGCCGACGCCGCCGCCGGGGCCCGAGCTGCACCGCCGGCTCGCCGCCGCGGGCGCCAGGGCCGTACCGGACGGGGTGAGCCTCGTCGTGGGACACGGCCCGGACAGCCCCGTCGTGCCGCGGCGCACGCTGGTCCTGGGCGGCGCCAGGTCGGGCAAGTCGGTGGAGGCGGAGCGGCGGCTGGCGGCGTTCCCCGAGGTCGAGTACGCGGCCACCGGCGGCACCCGCGACGGGGACGCCGAGTGGGCGGCGCGGGTCGCCCTCCACCGCGAGCGCCGGCCGGCGAGCTGGCGTACCACCGAGACCTGCGAGCTGCTGCCGCTGCTCACCGCGCAGGGCGCGCCGCCGCTGCTGATCGACTGCCTGTCGCTGTGGCTCACGGACGCCATGGACCGGGCGGGGGCGTGGGAGGGCGGCGACGTGCGGCCGCGGGTCGACGAGCTGGTCGCGGCGGTGCGCGCCAGCCGCCGCACGGTCGTCGCCGTCAGCAACGAGGTCGGCTCGGGCGTCGTCCCGGCCACCCCCGCGGGCCGGCTCTTCCGCGATGAACTGGGCCGGCTGAACGCGGGGGTGGCGGCGGAGTGCGAGCAGGTGCTGCTGGTGGTGGCGGGGCAGGTGCAGGTCCTCCGGGGGTAA